A portion of the Brachionichthys hirsutus isolate HB-005 chromosome 6, CSIRO-AGI_Bhir_v1, whole genome shotgun sequence genome contains these proteins:
- the LOC137895312 gene encoding glutathione peroxidase 3-like, protein MGGNDGTTWPFLPLLLFSLLQPTDCGLGASFTECQPSTDDTIYKYSAKTLNGSRTVNFSDYKGQYVLIVNTATYUGLTVQYLDLNALQKDLQSQGLTVLGFPCNQFGKQEPGQKHEILPGLKHIRPGNGFVPNFLMFEKGDVNGAHEQKFFTFLKNSCPPVGESFGKTSGRLFWEPMKITDIKWNFEKFLVGPDGKLVMRWHPYVPVYVARGGILKYLGQQKNKSCDSS, encoded by the exons ATGGGGGGAAACGATGGGACGACGTGGCCCTTCTTACCTTTACTGCTTTTCAGTCTGCTGCAACCCACCGACTGCGGCCTTGGAGCTTCCTTCACA GAGTGTCAGCCATCCACGGATGACACCATTTATAAATACAGTGCAAAGACTCTGAACGGGAGCCGCACTGTGAACTTCAGTGACTACAAAGGTCAATATGTCCTCATCGTCAATACGGCCACGTACTGAGGGCTCACCGTTCAGTATTTGG ACTTGAATGCACTACAGAAGGATCTGCAATCTCAGGGTCTCACCGTTCTCGGCTTCCCATGCAACCAGTTTGGGAAACAGGAACCAggacaaaaacatgaaattctGCCTGGTTTGAA GCATATTAGACCAGGCAATGGATTTGTTCCAAACTTCCTGATGTTTGAAAAGGGAGATGTGAACGGAGCGCACGAGCAGAAGTTTTTCACTTTCCTCAAG AACTCATGTCCTCCAGTTGGAGAATCCTTTGGAAAAACATCAGGCAGACTGTTCTGGGAGCCAATGAAAATAACAGATATCAAGTGGAACTTTGAAAAGTTTCTGGTGGGGCCGGATGGGAAGCTGGTGATGAGGTGGCACCCGTATGTGCCAGTCTATGTGGCCCGAGGTGGCATTCTGAAATACCTGGGCcaacaaaagaataaaagctGTGACTCATCTTAA